A single window of Nicotiana sylvestris chromosome 3, ASM39365v2, whole genome shotgun sequence DNA harbors:
- the LOC104211721 gene encoding serine/threonine-protein kinase BLUS1 isoform X2 gives MDKKKYPIGPEHYTLYEEIGQGVSASVHRALCNPLNEVVAIKILDFERDNSDLNNISREAQTMVLVDHLNVLKSHCSFVSDHNLWVVMPYMAGGSCLHILKAAHQDGFEETVIATVLREVLKGLEYLHHHGFIHRDVKAGNILIDSRGGIKLGDFGVSAYLFDAGDRQRMRNTFVGTPCWMAPEVMEQLHGYDFKADIWSFGITALELAHGHAPFSKYPPMKVLLMTLQNAPPGLDYERDKKFSKSFKQMIASCLVKDPSKRPSAKKLLKHPFFKQARSNDYIARTLLEGLPALGDRMKALKRKEEDMLAQKKIPDGQKEEISQNEYKRGISSWNFNLEDLKAQASLIPDEEIIGDKDQSGSSNSLSGLDIPGKQLHKFQHQFSFSSQYSDATDFDSNNPSAPPSPANQNVAYSITKCEKSDDDLSIASSVHEPHISQNSSPCYENRMEMNLVGKGEQVADAKLFEGMPVNSRQSDRSQFQNASSCNGASVLQTADDVPAEVISKHSRTPASSEDFDEKTKGHVVQQRGRFKVTSENIDLEKVGASPILQKSQSMLVIPQNLAATLPLPPDATPSNLLTPAHFPTLQSILEANIIQRDSILRLMRQVALGDSTVDAGCMLSNSSGVEKSLLEVAHDKEKELISEITELQGRLIRAQEELQKYKAENAQNNY, from the exons ATGGACAAGAAGAAATATCCGATTGGGCCGGAGCATTACACGCTTTACGAGGAGATAGGGCAAGGAGTGAGTGCCTCGGTTCATCGTGCTTTATGTAATCCTCTCAATGAGGTCGTTGCCATCAAAATCCTCGACTTCGAACGCGATAATTCCGATTTG AATAACATCTCGCGTGAAGCCCAAACAATGGTCCTAGTTGATCATCTCAATGTTCTTAAATCACACTGCTCCTTTGTTAGTGATCATAACCTATGGGTTGTCATGCCTTACATGGCTGGAGGTTCCTGTCTACACATTCTAAAGGCTGCTCATCAGGATGGGTTTGAAGAGACTGTTATTGCAACAGTATTGCGGGAAGTTCTAAAGGGTTTGGAATATCTTCATCATCATGGCTTCATCCATCGTGATGTTAAA GCTGGAAATATTCTCATTGATTCACGAGGTGGAATAAAGTTGGGAGATTTTGGTGTCTCTGCTTATTTATTTGATGCAGGTGATAGGCAACGTATGCGGAACACATTTGTCGGAACTCCTTGTTG GATGGCACCTGAGGTCATGGAGCAATTGCATGGTTATGATTTCAA AGCTGATATTTGGTCCTTTGGCATAACCGCTTTGGAGCTTGCTCACGGACATGCTCCTTTCTCAAAATATCCTCCGATGAAG GTCTTGCTAATGACATTGCAAAATGCACCCCCTGGCCTTGACTATGAGAGGGATAAGAAGTTCTCGAAG TCTTTTAAGCAAATGATTGCTAGTTGCTTGGTGAAAGATCCTTCAAAACGACCTTCTGCCAAAAAATTGCTGAAGCATCCTTTCTTTAAGCAAGCAAGGTCCAATGATTATATAGCAAGAACATTGTTGGAGGGTTTGCCAGCACTTGGAGATCGCATGAAGGCATTGAAG AGGAAAGAAGAAGACATGCTAGCACAGAAGAAGATACCAGATGGGCAGAAAGAAGAAATATCACAG AATGAATACAAACGGGGAATTAGCAGCTGGAACTTTaaccttgaagatttgaaggcacaAGCTTCTTTG ATTCCAGATGAGGAAATTATTGGTGACAAGGACCAAAGTGGGAGTTCGAATTCGCTGTCTGGGCTTGACATTCCAGGGAAACAGCTACACAAGTTTCAGCATCAGTTCTCCTTCTCAAGTCAATATTCAGATGCTACCGATTTT GACAGTAACAATCCATCTGCCCCCCCTTCACCTGCCAACCAGAATGTGGCTTATAGCAT AACTAAGTGCGAGAAATCTGATGATGATTTAAGCATTGCTAGTTCAGTTCATGAACCTCACATTTCACAGAATTCTTCGCCATGTTATGAGAATCGCATGGAAATGAATTTGGTGGGAAAAGGTGAACAAGTGGCTGATGCCAAATTGTTCGAGGGCATGCCCGTAAATTCTCGCCAGAG TGATAGAAGTCAATTCCAAAATGCATCCAGTTGCAATGGGGCTTCTGTTCTTCAAACAGCAGATGATGTGCCAGCTGAAGTAATCAGTAAACATTCTAGAACTCCAG CTAGCAGTGAAGATTTTGATGAGAAGACTAAGGGTCATGTTGTTCAGCAGAGAGGACGTTTCAAAGTTACCTCAGAGAATATCGACTTGGAAAAG GTAGGTGCATCTCCAATACTACAAAAGAGTCAGAGCATGCTG GTGATTCCACAAAATCTGGCTGCTACTCTACCATTACCACCTGATGCTACACCATCAAATCTACTTACCCCAGCCCATTTTCCAACGTTGCAGAGTATTTTAGAGGCAAATATTATTCAAAGG GATAGTATTCTTAGACTGATGAGGCAAGTGGCCCTTGGAGACTCTACAG TGGATGCTGGATGCATGCTATCAAATTCGTCTGGAGTGGAGAAATCGCTG CTGGAGGTTGCTCATGACAAAGAAAAGGAATTAATTAGTGAAATCACTGAGTTGCAGGGGAG GTTGATACGTGCTCAAGAAGAGCTTCAAAAATACAAAGCAGAAAACGCTCAAAACAACTATTGA
- the LOC104211721 gene encoding serine/threonine-protein kinase BLUS1 isoform X1 encodes MDKKKYPIGPEHYTLYEEIGQGVSASVHRALCNPLNEVVAIKILDFERDNSDLNNISREAQTMVLVDHLNVLKSHCSFVSDHNLWVVMPYMAGGSCLHILKAAHQDGFEETVIATVLREVLKGLEYLHHHGFIHRDVKAGNILIDSRGGIKLGDFGVSAYLFDAGDRQRMRNTFVGTPCWMAPEVMEQLHGYDFKADIWSFGITALELAHGHAPFSKYPPMKVLLMTLQNAPPGLDYERDKKFSKSFKQMIASCLVKDPSKRPSAKKLLKHPFFKQARSNDYIARTLLEGLPALGDRMKALKRKEEDMLAQKKIPDGQKEEISQNEYKRGISSWNFNLEDLKAQASLIPDEEIIGDKDQSGSSNSLSGLDIPGKQLHKFQHQFSFSSQYSDATDFDSNNPSAPPSPANQNVAYSITKCEKSDDDLSIASSVHEPHISQNSSPCYENRMEMNLVGKGEQVADAKLFEGMPVNSRQSDRSQFQNASSCNGASVLQTADDVPAEVISKHSRTPAASSEDFDEKTKGHVVQQRGRFKVTSENIDLEKVGASPILQKSQSMLVIPQNLAATLPLPPDATPSNLLTPAHFPTLQSILEANIIQRDSILRLMRQVALGDSTVDAGCMLSNSSGVEKSLLEVAHDKEKELISEITELQGRLIRAQEELQKYKAENAQNNY; translated from the exons ATGGACAAGAAGAAATATCCGATTGGGCCGGAGCATTACACGCTTTACGAGGAGATAGGGCAAGGAGTGAGTGCCTCGGTTCATCGTGCTTTATGTAATCCTCTCAATGAGGTCGTTGCCATCAAAATCCTCGACTTCGAACGCGATAATTCCGATTTG AATAACATCTCGCGTGAAGCCCAAACAATGGTCCTAGTTGATCATCTCAATGTTCTTAAATCACACTGCTCCTTTGTTAGTGATCATAACCTATGGGTTGTCATGCCTTACATGGCTGGAGGTTCCTGTCTACACATTCTAAAGGCTGCTCATCAGGATGGGTTTGAAGAGACTGTTATTGCAACAGTATTGCGGGAAGTTCTAAAGGGTTTGGAATATCTTCATCATCATGGCTTCATCCATCGTGATGTTAAA GCTGGAAATATTCTCATTGATTCACGAGGTGGAATAAAGTTGGGAGATTTTGGTGTCTCTGCTTATTTATTTGATGCAGGTGATAGGCAACGTATGCGGAACACATTTGTCGGAACTCCTTGTTG GATGGCACCTGAGGTCATGGAGCAATTGCATGGTTATGATTTCAA AGCTGATATTTGGTCCTTTGGCATAACCGCTTTGGAGCTTGCTCACGGACATGCTCCTTTCTCAAAATATCCTCCGATGAAG GTCTTGCTAATGACATTGCAAAATGCACCCCCTGGCCTTGACTATGAGAGGGATAAGAAGTTCTCGAAG TCTTTTAAGCAAATGATTGCTAGTTGCTTGGTGAAAGATCCTTCAAAACGACCTTCTGCCAAAAAATTGCTGAAGCATCCTTTCTTTAAGCAAGCAAGGTCCAATGATTATATAGCAAGAACATTGTTGGAGGGTTTGCCAGCACTTGGAGATCGCATGAAGGCATTGAAG AGGAAAGAAGAAGACATGCTAGCACAGAAGAAGATACCAGATGGGCAGAAAGAAGAAATATCACAG AATGAATACAAACGGGGAATTAGCAGCTGGAACTTTaaccttgaagatttgaaggcacaAGCTTCTTTG ATTCCAGATGAGGAAATTATTGGTGACAAGGACCAAAGTGGGAGTTCGAATTCGCTGTCTGGGCTTGACATTCCAGGGAAACAGCTACACAAGTTTCAGCATCAGTTCTCCTTCTCAAGTCAATATTCAGATGCTACCGATTTT GACAGTAACAATCCATCTGCCCCCCCTTCACCTGCCAACCAGAATGTGGCTTATAGCAT AACTAAGTGCGAGAAATCTGATGATGATTTAAGCATTGCTAGTTCAGTTCATGAACCTCACATTTCACAGAATTCTTCGCCATGTTATGAGAATCGCATGGAAATGAATTTGGTGGGAAAAGGTGAACAAGTGGCTGATGCCAAATTGTTCGAGGGCATGCCCGTAAATTCTCGCCAGAG TGATAGAAGTCAATTCCAAAATGCATCCAGTTGCAATGGGGCTTCTGTTCTTCAAACAGCAGATGATGTGCCAGCTGAAGTAATCAGTAAACATTCTAGAACTCCAG CAGCTAGCAGTGAAGATTTTGATGAGAAGACTAAGGGTCATGTTGTTCAGCAGAGAGGACGTTTCAAAGTTACCTCAGAGAATATCGACTTGGAAAAG GTAGGTGCATCTCCAATACTACAAAAGAGTCAGAGCATGCTG GTGATTCCACAAAATCTGGCTGCTACTCTACCATTACCACCTGATGCTACACCATCAAATCTACTTACCCCAGCCCATTTTCCAACGTTGCAGAGTATTTTAGAGGCAAATATTATTCAAAGG GATAGTATTCTTAGACTGATGAGGCAAGTGGCCCTTGGAGACTCTACAG TGGATGCTGGATGCATGCTATCAAATTCGTCTGGAGTGGAGAAATCGCTG CTGGAGGTTGCTCATGACAAAGAAAAGGAATTAATTAGTGAAATCACTGAGTTGCAGGGGAG GTTGATACGTGCTCAAGAAGAGCTTCAAAAATACAAAGCAGAAAACGCTCAAAACAACTATTGA